GCAGGCGGAATCGCTGCCTTTATCGATGCAGAGCATGCTTTTGACAGAGGTTACGCAGGAAAATTGGGAATCGATCTTGAAAACCTGATCATTTCCCAACCGGACAACGGTGAACAGGCTCTGGAAATCGCAGACAACCTGATCCGTTCAGGAGCAATCGATATCGTAGTGATCGACTCCGTTGCCGCACTGACTCCTAAAGCAGAGATTGAAGGTGAAATGGGAGATTCCAAAATGGGTCTTCATGCAAGGCTGATGTCCCAGGCTTTAAGAAAATTAACGGCTACGATTTCAAGGACAAAGTGTACGGTAATTTTCATCAACCAGCTTAGGGAAAAAATCGGTGTCATGTTCGGGAACCCGGAAACAACAACCGGTGGTAATGCATTGAAATTCTACGCTTCGGTGAGAGTGGATATCAGAAAGGCAAGTGCGCCGATTAAAAACGGTGATGAGGCGATAGGAAGCCGCGTAAAAGTGAAAATTGTGAAGAATAAAGTAGCTCCGCCTTTCAAAATGGCCGAATTTGACATTATGTATGGTGAAGGAGTTTCTAAAACCGGAGAAATCCTGGATCAGGCGGTAGAACAAGGAATCGTTAAAAAAAGCGGATCATGGTTCAGTTATGAGGAAACCAAACTCGGACAGGGACGTGACGCCGTGAAAGATGTTCTGAAAGACAACCCTGAGCTTGCGGAAGAACTGGAAAACAAGATCAAAGATGAATTGAAGAATAAGGTAAAATAAGTTTTTCAGAAATTATAACGAAGGCAGCTTTAGAGCTGTCTTTTTTTTGTAGGAAATGATCTGTGGATCACAGCAATACAATTCAAATAATCATTGATCACATCAACCTGGCAACAATCCATCAGCTGAATTTCAAAACAATAGACCAATCATTAAATTACTTCCATAACCTGCTGACCCTAAAGTTACTTATGAAAGACTATTCTTTACACTTTATACAAATAATGTCAAATTGTCACATTATGGAGATCGGTATTTTTTTTGAGAAGGTTAAGAAAATTAAAAACAAAAATTATTATGACTAAAGGAAATATCAATGTATCTGTGGAAAATATTTTTCCGCTTATCAAAAAATTTCTTTACAGTGACCACGAAATCTTTTTAAGAGAACTGATCTCCAATGCAACGGATGCTACTTTAAAATTAAAGCACCTGACAGGCATCGGGGAAGCAAAAACGGAGTACGGAAACCCGAAGATTGAAGTTAAGATAGATCAGGAAAATAAAACGCTTCGCATCATTGACCAGGGAATCGGGATGACGGCTGAAGAGGTTGAAAAATACATCAATCAGGTAGCATTTTCGGGTGCTGAAGAATTCCTGGAAAAATATAAAGATACGGCTAAAGATTCAGGAATTATCGGGCATTTCGGGCTTGGATTCTATTCTGCCTTCATGGTTGCAGAAAAAGTGGAAATCGTAACAAAATCTTATAAAGATGCACCGGCTGTTCGCTGGATCTGCGACGGCAGCCCGGAATTTACGCTGGAAGAAACAGCGGATAAAACGGAAAGAGGAACTGAAATTATCCTTTACATTGCAGAAGATTCCACAGAGTTCCTGGAAGAAGGAAAGATCCGTGAGCTGTTACTGAAATACAACAAATTCATGCCGGTTCCGATCAAATTCGGAACTAAAACCCACACGCTGCCATTGCCGGAAGATGCTGCCGAAGATGCAGTAGCAGAAACGGAGGAAGTAGACAATATCATCAACAACCCTACTCCGGCATGGACAATTGCTCCGAGTGAGCTTACGACTGAGGATTATATGAAGTTCTACCATGAGTTGTACCCAATGCAGTTTGAGGAGCCTTTGTTCAATATCCATCTGAATGTTGACTATCCTTTTAACTTAACCGGGGTATTATTCTTCCCGAAACTGAACAACAGCCTCAACATTGAAAAAGACAAAATCCAGCTGTACCAAAACCAGGTTTTCGTAACGGATGAAGTAAAAGGTATCGTTCCGGATTTCTTAATGCTTCTTCGCGGTGTAATCGATTCTCCGGATATTCCGCTGAATGTTTCCCGTTCGTATCTACAGGCAGATGGTGCGGTTAAGAAAATTTCTTCTTACATCACCAAGAAAGTGGCCGACAAAATGTCTTCCCTGATCAATGAAAACCGTGAGGACTATGAACAGAAATGGAATGATATTAAAGTGGTCATCGAATACGGCATTATCACCGAAGAAAAGTTTGCGGAAAAAGCCGATAAATTTACGCTTTACCCGACTACTGACGGAAAATATTTCCTATGGAACGAGTTAGAGGAAAAGATCAAGCCTAGCCAGACGGATAAGGACGGTAAGCTGGTTATTCTTTACGCTTCCAATGCTGACGAACAGCACAGTTATATCCAGTCGGCAAAGGATAAAGGCTATGAAGTACTGCTTTTTGATTCCCCGATTATCCCGCACGTTATCCAGAAACTGGAAAGTTCAAAAGACAACGTTTCATTTGTAAGAGTTGATGCAGACCACATCAATAACCTGATTAAAAAAGACGAGCCTGTTATTTCCAAATTAACGGAAACGGAAAAAGAATCCCTGAAAAAGAATGTGGAAGAAGCGGTAAATGATAAAAAGTTCACCGTTCAGCTGGAAGACCTTGACAGCACGGATGCCCCGTTTACCATCACCCAACCCGAATTTATGAGAAGGATGAAGGATATGCAGGCTACCGGAGGCGGAGGCGGTATGTTCGGCATGGGCGGTTTCCCTGAGATGTATAATCTGGTAGTGAACTCCAACAGTGAATTTGCGGATCAGATTCTGAAAACCGAAAATGCAGAAGAAAAAGAAAGCCTGATTAAATATGCCGTAGACCTGGCTAAACTTTCCCAGAATTTACTGAAAGGTAAAGATCTGACGGATTTTATCCAGAGAAGCTACCAGAAGCTTAAATAAGTTTT
The sequence above is a segment of the Chryseobacterium sp. JJR-5R genome. Coding sequences within it:
- the recA gene encoding recombinase RecA, whose protein sequence is MSNIEDKKKALSLVLDKLDKTYGKGTVMTLGDSTIDTTIEVIPSGSLGLDIALGVGGYPRGRIIEIYGPESSGKTTLTLHAIAEAQKAGGIAAFIDAEHAFDRGYAGKLGIDLENLIISQPDNGEQALEIADNLIRSGAIDIVVIDSVAALTPKAEIEGEMGDSKMGLHARLMSQALRKLTATISRTKCTVIFINQLREKIGVMFGNPETTTGGNALKFYASVRVDIRKASAPIKNGDEAIGSRVKVKIVKNKVAPPFKMAEFDIMYGEGVSKTGEILDQAVEQGIVKKSGSWFSYEETKLGQGRDAVKDVLKDNPELAEELENKIKDELKNKVK
- the htpG gene encoding molecular chaperone HtpG encodes the protein MTKGNINVSVENIFPLIKKFLYSDHEIFLRELISNATDATLKLKHLTGIGEAKTEYGNPKIEVKIDQENKTLRIIDQGIGMTAEEVEKYINQVAFSGAEEFLEKYKDTAKDSGIIGHFGLGFYSAFMVAEKVEIVTKSYKDAPAVRWICDGSPEFTLEETADKTERGTEIILYIAEDSTEFLEEGKIRELLLKYNKFMPVPIKFGTKTHTLPLPEDAAEDAVAETEEVDNIINNPTPAWTIAPSELTTEDYMKFYHELYPMQFEEPLFNIHLNVDYPFNLTGVLFFPKLNNSLNIEKDKIQLYQNQVFVTDEVKGIVPDFLMLLRGVIDSPDIPLNVSRSYLQADGAVKKISSYITKKVADKMSSLINENREDYEQKWNDIKVVIEYGIITEEKFAEKADKFTLYPTTDGKYFLWNELEEKIKPSQTDKDGKLVILYASNADEQHSYIQSAKDKGYEVLLFDSPIIPHVIQKLESSKDNVSFVRVDADHINNLIKKDEPVISKLTETEKESLKKNVEEAVNDKKFTVQLEDLDSTDAPFTITQPEFMRRMKDMQATGGGGGMFGMGGFPEMYNLVVNSNSEFADQILKTENAEEKESLIKYAVDLAKLSQNLLKGKDLTDFIQRSYQKLK